One window from the genome of Fundidesulfovibrio magnetotacticus encodes:
- the rplS gene encoding 50S ribosomal protein L19, with translation MDIIRQIENEHIRLDMPQFKPGDTVKVHFRILEGEKERIQVFQGAVLRLRKGTTNSTFTVRKVSDGVGVERVFPMYSPFIERVEVITEGKVRRSRLYYLRKLRGKASRIKSKNDWNN, from the coding sequence ATGGACATCATCCGTCAGATCGAAAACGAGCACATCCGCCTGGACATGCCCCAGTTCAAGCCCGGCGACACCGTGAAGGTGCACTTCCGCATCCTCGAGGGCGAGAAGGAGCGCATCCAGGTGTTCCAGGGCGCTGTCCTGCGCCTGCGCAAGGGCACCACCAACAGCACCTTCACCGTGCGCAAGGTCTCCGACGGCGTGGGCGTGGAACGCGTGTTCCCCATGTACTCGCCCTTCATCGAGCGCGTGGAAGTGATCACCGAGGGCAAGGTGCGCCGCTCGCGCCTGTACTACCTGCGCAAGCTGCGCGGCAAGGCCTCCCGCATCAAGTCCAAGAACGACTGGAACAACTAG
- a CDS encoding ribonuclease HII: MRRISEVAVLAGVDEAGRGCLAGPVVAGAVILPASFDLPGLTDSKKLTPARRARLEGAIKAQAAAWGLGVVWAAEIDRINILQATYRAMARAVAALRAVPSGLEVDGNKTIPPHLLALPGLPQRAVVGGDALIPAISAASILAKTFRDRLMEHLDRKYPGYGLAGHKGYGTADHLAALVRLGPCRLHRLTFRGVLPEPRGAQAVQGSLL, from the coding sequence TTGCGGCGCATCTCGGAGGTCGCCGTGCTGGCCGGGGTTGACGAGGCCGGGCGCGGCTGCCTGGCCGGTCCCGTGGTGGCCGGGGCCGTGATCCTGCCCGCCTCCTTCGACCTGCCCGGGCTCACCGACTCCAAGAAGCTCACCCCCGCCCGGCGCGCGCGCCTGGAGGGGGCCATCAAGGCCCAGGCCGCGGCCTGGGGCCTGGGTGTGGTCTGGGCCGCCGAGATCGACCGCATCAACATCCTGCAGGCCACCTACCGGGCCATGGCCCGGGCCGTGGCGGCACTGCGCGCCGTCCCCTCGGGCCTGGAGGTGGACGGCAACAAGACGATCCCCCCGCACCTGCTGGCCCTGCCGGGGCTCCCACAGCGGGCGGTGGTGGGGGGCGACGCGCTCATCCCGGCCATCTCGGCCGCGTCCATCCTGGCCAAGACCTTCCGCGACCGGCTCATGGAACACCTCGACCGCAAGTACCCCGGCTACGGCCTGGCCGGGCACAAAGGCTACGGCACGGCCGACCACCTGGCGGCCTTGGTCCGGCTCGGCCCGTGCAGGCTGCACCGCCTGACGTTCCGGGGCGTTCTGCCCGAGCCCAGGGGCGCGCAGGCGGTCCAGGGCTCCCTGTTGTGA
- a CDS encoding YraN family protein, with protein MIADHLLLGREGEDAAAAHLASRGYEVLERNWRTPRGEVDLICRHGDTLVFVEVKTRGQGSLAAGTDAVHGRKRSRLLRAAAEYLSAGDLWARPCRFDVVSVVRHGASLRVEHLEDAFRADFERSGGRGWQPW; from the coding sequence ATGATCGCCGATCATCTCCTCCTGGGCCGCGAAGGCGAGGACGCGGCGGCCGCCCATCTCGCGTCGCGCGGCTACGAGGTCCTGGAACGCAACTGGCGCACGCCGCGCGGCGAGGTGGACCTGATCTGCCGCCACGGGGACACCCTGGTGTTCGTGGAGGTGAAGACGCGGGGCCAGGGCAGCCTGGCGGCCGGGACCGACGCTGTGCACGGGCGCAAGCGCTCCCGGCTTTTGCGCGCGGCGGCCGAATACCTCTCCGCAGGCGACTTGTGGGCCAGGCCCTGCCGCTTCGACGTTGTGAGCGTCGTACGCCACGGCGCATCCCTGCGCGTGGAGCACCTGGAGGACGCCTTCCGGGCCGATTTCGAGCGCTCGGGAGGGCGCGGCTGGCAGCCCTGGTGA
- a CDS encoding O-methyltransferase, whose product MFHSIPEAVTERMALLAAMHEADKTDGTPRFDRLRQIPPETGRFLCLLAANAPEGEWLEVGTSGGYSALWLAQAAGLRGTRLTTYEISPRKAALARESFAAAGAQDRVRLVEADAVPLLAGHGPLAFCFLDAERAILRACFDAIVPKLVPGGLLVVDNAISHSHEMAEFLEYVPTDPRVDSLVVPIGSGELVCRKL is encoded by the coding sequence GTGTTCCACAGCATTCCCGAGGCCGTGACCGAACGCATGGCCCTGCTGGCCGCCATGCACGAGGCAGACAAGACCGACGGCACCCCCCGCTTCGACCGCCTGCGCCAGATCCCCCCCGAGACGGGCCGGTTCCTCTGCCTGCTGGCGGCCAACGCGCCCGAGGGCGAATGGCTGGAGGTGGGCACGTCGGGCGGCTACTCGGCCCTCTGGCTGGCCCAGGCCGCCGGGCTGCGCGGCACGCGGCTCACCACCTACGAGATAAGCCCCCGCAAGGCCGCCCTGGCCCGGGAGAGCTTCGCCGCCGCCGGGGCGCAAGACCGCGTGCGCCTCGTGGAGGCCGACGCCGTGCCGCTCCTGGCGGGCCATGGTCCCCTGGCCTTCTGTTTCCTGGACGCCGAGCGCGCCATCCTGCGCGCCTGCTTCGACGCGATCGTGCCCAAGCTGGTGCCCGGAGGGCTGCTCGTGGTTGACAACGCCATCAGCCACTCCCACGAGATGGCAGAGTTTCTCGAATACGTCCCCACGGACCCGCGCGTGGACTCGCTGGTGGTCCCGATCGGTTCCGGCGAACTGGTCTGCAGGAAGCTTTAG
- the rsmI gene encoding 16S rRNA (cytidine(1402)-2'-O)-methyltransferase — translation MQGEPGTLWVVATPLGNAGDLTPRARDILGRAGLLLCEDTRRAIRLLADQGIAQPPEGRRMLSLFDHNEEGRIPQVLAHLDQGGEAALVSDAGTPVLSDPGYLLVRACLEAGHRVRPAPGPSAVMAALCVSGLAPQPFVFLGFLPRKSGDVRQALARFAPTGCTLVFFERKDRLAKTLALALEVLGERDCVVARELTKTHEEFLRSRLSEMAAQERELLGEITVVLGPALEQATADPDMVRRVLEEEARAGGRPREVARRAAARLPGRTAKELYALLGQGRGGEHVT, via the coding sequence ATGCAGGGTGAGCCGGGAACGCTGTGGGTGGTGGCCACGCCCCTGGGCAACGCGGGGGACCTGACGCCCCGCGCGCGCGACATTCTCGGGCGCGCGGGCCTCTTGCTTTGCGAGGACACCCGCCGCGCGATCCGGCTCCTGGCGGACCAGGGCATCGCCCAGCCCCCGGAGGGACGGCGCATGCTCTCCCTCTTCGACCACAACGAGGAAGGCCGCATCCCCCAGGTGCTGGCCCATCTGGACCAGGGCGGCGAGGCGGCGCTCGTCTCCGACGCGGGCACGCCCGTGCTCTCCGATCCGGGATACCTGCTGGTGCGCGCCTGCCTGGAGGCCGGACACCGCGTGCGCCCGGCGCCCGGGCCCTCGGCCGTCATGGCCGCGCTGTGCGTCTCGGGCCTCGCGCCCCAGCCCTTCGTCTTTTTGGGCTTTTTGCCGCGCAAGTCCGGCGACGTGCGCCAGGCCCTGGCCCGCTTCGCCCCCACGGGGTGCACCCTGGTGTTCTTCGAGCGCAAGGACCGCCTGGCCAAGACCCTGGCCCTGGCCCTGGAGGTGCTGGGCGAGCGCGACTGCGTGGTGGCCCGGGAGCTTACCAAAACCCACGAGGAATTCCTGCGCAGCAGGCTCTCCGAAATGGCCGCCCAGGAGCGCGAACTCCTGGGCGAGATCACCGTGGTGCTCGGACCCGCCCTGGAGCAGGCGACGGCGGACCCGGATATGGTGCGCCGCGTGCTGGAGGAGGAGGCCCGCGCCGGGGGCAGGCCGCGCGAGGTGGCCCGCCGCGCGGCCGCCAGGCTGCCGGGACGAACGGCCAAGGAGCTTTACGCGCTCCTGGGCCAGGGGCGGGGAGGTGAGCATGTCACCTGA